In Erigeron canadensis isolate Cc75 chromosome 6, C_canadensis_v1, whole genome shotgun sequence, the following are encoded in one genomic region:
- the LOC122603769 gene encoding purine-uracil permease NCS1: MISKSLSFHLNPHPHFHHVFSNPKPNSIPLSISLSNAFNTIPSTLTAIKPLLSTYKKPLLFSPMASTLPNSIPEFKDFQPDPTLINDDLAPTKSSERTFSGWEMASLWVGLVVGVPTYYLAGSLVDLGMAWWQGILTVVTANVITVIALGLTGHPGTRYGIPFPVLARSAFGIRGAHIPTLLRGLVACGWYGIETWIGGEAIFLLLPNSIKNSSIANSIPWLGTSPIEFGCFILFWVAQLIVVIKGMDGIRQLEKYSAPILIILTSCLLIWAYINAGGFGPILSMSSRLSGPEFWSLFFPSLTANVSFWATLALNIPDFTRYAKTQKDQIIGQAGLPILMGAFTFVGLAVTASTQVIFGRVISNPITLLGEIGGLGTMILSIFGITLATITTNIAANVVAPANALVNLSPSIFTFRRGALLTALLGIVFQPWRLLKSSESFVYTWLVGYSALMGPITGIILADYYLVKHRNLDVNDLYTLNPVGNYFYCNGYNLGAIGALVIGILPVIPGFLQKIGILDSIPELLVMIYNNAWFFGLFSSGIIYWIFSSSKGTKQVPSQPSDPFLPKNAI; encoded by the coding sequence ATGATTTCCAAGTCTTTGAGCTTCCATCTCAATCCTCATCCCCACTTTCACCATGTATTCTCAAACCCCAAACCCAATTCCATTCCCCTTTCCATTTCCCTTTCCAATGCATTCAATACAATTCCATCCACCTTAACTGCTATCAAACCACTTCTTTCTACCTACAAGAAACCCCTCCTTTTCTCACCCATGGCATCCACTCTACCCAATTCCATTCCAGAGTTTAAAGACTTCCAACCCGACCCGACTCTCATCAACGATGATCTAGCTCCCACAAAGTCAAGTGAGCGAACATTTTCCGGATGGGAAATGGCTAGTTTATGGGTTGGTTTAGTTGTGGGTGTGCCCACTTATTACCTTGCTGGCAGCCTAGTTGATTTAGGAATGGCTTGGTGGCAAGGAATATTAACCGTGGTGACAGCGAATGTAATCACGGTTATTGCCTTGGGATTAACGGGTCATCCAGGGACCCGTTATGGGATTCCGTTTCCGGTCTTGGCAAGATCGGCTTTCGGAATCCGAGGTGCACATATCCCTACTTTACTTAGGGGATTAGTAGCATGTGGGTGGTATGGTATTGAGACATGGATTGGTGGAGAAGCAATTTTTTTACTATTACCTAATTCCATTAAAAACTCATCAATTGCTAATTCCATTCCATGGCTTGGAACGTCACCAATTGAGTTTGGttgttttattcttttttggGTTGCACAACTTATTGTTGTGATTAAAGGAATGGATGGAATTAGACAACTTGAAAAATACTCTGCCccaattttaatcattttaaccTCATGTTTACTCATTTGGGCTTATATTAATGCAGGCGGATTCGGCCCAATTCTATCAATGTCTTCACGACTCTCAGGGCCCGAATTCTGGTCTCTATTTTTTCCCTCATTAACCGCAAATGTAAGCTTTTGGGCCACATTAGCACTAAACATCCCGGATTTCACACGTTATGCAAAAACCCAAAAAGACCAAATCATCGGTCAAGCCGGGCTACCAATTCTCATGGGTGCATTCACATTTGTGGGTTTAGCTGTAACCGCATCAACCCAAGTCATATTTGGGCGAGTAATCTCGAACCCAATCACATTATTAGGAGAAATTGGTGGGCTAGGAACCATGATCCTTTCTATTTTTGGAATCACACTTGCAACTATCACAACTAATATTGCAGCCAATGTAGTAGCTCCTGCTAATGCACTAGTAAACTTAAGTCCCTCAATATTTACATTTCGTCGAGGCGCATTATTAACTGCATTACTTGGAATTGTATTCCAGCCATGGAGACTACTAAAATCAAGTGAAAGCTTTGTGTACACTTGGCTTGTTGGGTATTCCGCATTAATGGGCCCGATAACTGGGATTATCTTAGCTGATTATTATCTCGTTAAGCATCGAAATCTTGATGTTAATGATTTGTATACATTGAATCCTGTTGGGAATTACTTTTATTGTAATGGGTACAATTTGGGAGCAATTGGAGCTCTGGTGATTGGTATTCTGCCAGTGATTCCGGGGTTCTTGCAAAAGATTGGAATCTTGGATTCCATTCCGGAATTGTTAGTTATGATCTACAACAATGCATGGTTCTTTGGGCTTTTTTCATCAGGGATTATTTATTGGATTTTTTCAAGTTCGAAAGGTACAAAACAAGTGCCTTCACAGCCATCTGACCCCTTTTTGCCAAAAAATGCAATAtga